A single Pedobacter sp. PACM 27299 DNA region contains:
- a CDS encoding universal stress protein, with protein MKTILVTTDFSAPSQTAANYAMYLANAMKAHLILCHAVQIPSMATVASQVSDPLNNYSVIHDEAVEQIEFQALGLREQNEDDGLITPVDCLVTRGSVTDVVNDVVKKREISLVVMGMFGAGAINRFLLGSNSQNLIDNKAGFPVLLVPFTKFPETVNKIAFASDLSDGDIPLIQSLVSFARPFDAEILIVHISGAKVDQYQIGKFLSEVTGKVNYHKIYYRHVEDKDINRGLSWIAKNGFIDVFAMVHRKKSFPDNLFSSSQTQKLSRSIDIPLLVFSENERPVF; from the coding sequence ATGAAAACAATATTAGTAACTACCGATTTTTCTGCACCATCGCAAACTGCAGCTAATTACGCTATGTATCTGGCAAATGCGATGAAAGCACATCTCATTTTGTGCCACGCAGTTCAAATTCCGTCTATGGCTACTGTTGCCTCACAAGTCTCAGACCCCTTGAATAATTATTCTGTTATTCATGATGAAGCGGTTGAACAAATTGAATTTCAAGCGCTGGGTTTAAGGGAGCAGAATGAAGACGATGGCCTAATCACCCCCGTTGACTGCCTTGTCACTCGTGGTTCGGTAACTGACGTGGTAAATGATGTAGTCAAAAAAAGAGAGATCAGCTTAGTGGTGATGGGGATGTTTGGTGCAGGAGCTATCAACAGATTTCTTCTGGGGAGTAATAGCCAGAATTTGATTGATAATAAGGCTGGGTTTCCAGTTTTGCTGGTTCCTTTTACAAAGTTTCCGGAAACAGTAAACAAGATTGCATTCGCAAGTGACTTAAGTGATGGCGATATTCCACTGATACAATCACTGGTCAGCTTTGCACGTCCATTTGATGCGGAAATCCTAATCGTTCATATTAGCGGAGCTAAAGTTGACCAATATCAAATTGGTAAATTTTTAAGTGAAGTGACAGGTAAGGTGAATTATCATAAAATATACTACCGTCATGTTGAGGATAAGGATATCAATAGGGGGCTAAGCTGGATTGCCAAAAATGGATTTATTGATGTATTCGCCATGGTCCATCGTAAGAAAAGCTTTCCTGATAACTTATTTAGCAGCAGTCAAACACAAAAGCTCTCCAGGAGCATCGACATTCCTCTACTTGTTTTTTCTGAAAATGAGCGTCCGGTATTTTAG
- a CDS encoding TIGR00730 family Rossman fold protein codes for MMEMIKGFRALHFIGPCVTVFGSARFKEDHPYYELTRKAGAAFAHLGFTILTGGGPGLMEAANRGAKEAGGRSVGCNIQLPVEQNPNPYLDKWIYLKHFFVRKILLVKYSFAFVVMPGGYGTLDEFFEALTLIQTHTIKNFPIIIFGKQYHQELIAHIERMKANATIGANDPHLFLVTDSIEEAVALIVEKSIKQYGLRPENKVKPFKWLLERK; via the coding sequence ATGATGGAAATGATTAAGGGATTCCGTGCACTTCATTTCATCGGCCCCTGCGTCACAGTATTTGGTTCTGCCCGCTTTAAAGAAGATCATCCCTACTATGAACTTACCAGAAAGGCCGGTGCAGCATTTGCGCATTTGGGGTTTACCATTCTTACCGGTGGTGGCCCAGGATTAATGGAAGCAGCTAATCGTGGGGCCAAAGAGGCTGGCGGCCGTTCTGTTGGCTGTAACATACAATTGCCTGTAGAACAAAACCCTAACCCATATCTTGATAAATGGATTTATCTGAAACACTTTTTTGTACGCAAAATTTTGTTGGTGAAATACTCTTTTGCATTTGTCGTGATGCCTGGAGGGTACGGAACACTAGATGAATTTTTTGAAGCCTTAACTTTGATACAAACCCATACCATAAAGAATTTTCCGATTATTATTTTCGGAAAACAATATCATCAGGAGCTGATTGCCCATATTGAGCGAATGAAAGCCAATGCTACTATTGGTGCAAATGATCCACATTTATTTCTGGTTACAGATAGTATAGAGGAGGCTGTTGCTTTGATTGTCGAAAAAAGCATTAAACAATATGGGCTTCGTCCGGAAAACAAAGTGAAACCTTTCAAATGGCTTTTAGAACGTAAGTGA
- a CDS encoding universal stress protein produces MKTLLLLTDFSTDGNHAAEYGYHLAKVLNADVVICNAVTIPAQLAEVGDIDWPLNGYDGVIDDSDEELKKLKKHFEHTDHSSGFHPQISTMNQAGRLADVVENVMNSCNADMMVMGTHRKGISHFLLDNNCRNMINSTTCPLLLIPPHTPFRDFGKIAFATNFEYPQQDILDICNLISLASVFGSDILMTRVHLALPQSVDHQLMANELLTGVIHKANYPNIFYRSVENEDTRTGLDLFCEDEQIGLLVMVHRPHDFIDVILRGSHTQKMAARITIPLLVLPDGNKS; encoded by the coding sequence ATGAAGACACTACTTTTATTAACCGATTTTTCAACCGATGGAAACCATGCGGCTGAATACGGTTATCACCTTGCAAAGGTTTTAAATGCCGATGTGGTTATATGCAATGCCGTTACCATTCCCGCCCAGCTTGCTGAGGTCGGAGACATAGACTGGCCATTAAATGGATATGATGGCGTTATTGACGATAGTGATGAGGAACTAAAAAAGCTAAAGAAACATTTTGAACATACTGATCACAGCTCAGGTTTTCACCCGCAGATCAGCACTATGAATCAAGCGGGTAGACTCGCTGACGTGGTGGAGAATGTAATGAATAGTTGTAATGCAGACATGATGGTAATGGGTACCCACCGAAAAGGAATCTCTCATTTTTTGTTAGATAATAATTGTAGAAATATGATTAATTCAACAACCTGTCCGCTGCTCCTGATTCCTCCTCATACACCTTTCCGGGATTTCGGCAAAATAGCTTTTGCTACAAATTTTGAATATCCACAGCAAGATATATTAGATATTTGTAATCTAATATCGCTGGCAAGTGTATTTGGTTCAGATATTTTGATGACCCGTGTCCATCTTGCGCTTCCTCAAAGTGTAGATCATCAACTTATGGCAAACGAATTGCTCACTGGCGTAATCCACAAAGCCAATTATCCAAATATTTTCTATAGATCTGTTGAAAATGAAGATACCAGAACGGGCCTCGATTTGTTCTGTGAAGATGAGCAAATTGGTTTATTGGTTATGGTACATCGTCCGCACGATTTTATAGATGTTATTTTGAGAGGTAGTCATACGCAGAAAATGGCAGCAAGAATTACTATTCCATTACTTGTTCTACCAGATGGCAACAAGTCATAG
- a CDS encoding BON domain-containing protein: MKTDEEIRKEVILAIQGEPILNQTELNVVVKDGIVTMMGTVNSSSKKFSAWRIAAGIQSVRAVELEIIVLPALNVNKGDDIKRFF; this comes from the coding sequence ATGAAAACTGATGAAGAAATTAGAAAGGAGGTAATACTCGCCATACAAGGCGAACCTATTCTAAATCAAACTGAGCTAAATGTTGTGGTTAAGGACGGCATTGTAACTATGATGGGCACTGTAAATTCTTCATCAAAAAAATTTTCCGCATGGCGAATAGCTGCTGGTATTCAAAGTGTCCGGGCAGTTGAACTAGAGATCATTGTTCTTCCGGCCCTAAACGTTAACAAAGGAGATGATATAAAAAGATTTTTCTAA
- a CDS encoding DUF6920 family protein, whose amino-acid sequence MESLRRTFLKAINLVGQQSAYAPPSLLNDFNNLPELLQKFIHLCGYTGFEKIECAHIKWNDTMLKLSPKAKWSPMRCYQVKFLSQPVRLVYMKISIFGLLPLEALDLYKDAHGSMSIKLMKIIPISNATGKEIDASELVTILAETIFIPHYALQKYITWEVIDASSIKGTINYNGISVSGIFHFNQNGECTRFVTQDRYFTKKNNKYQKTFWTATANDYKLKDGIRFPTQFNATWHTDNGDYEYFKGSIKSIEFNKTELSCI is encoded by the coding sequence ATGGAAAGCCTAAGACGCACCTTTTTAAAAGCAATCAATTTAGTAGGTCAGCAATCTGCATATGCGCCCCCTTCCCTTCTAAACGATTTTAATAATTTACCAGAATTGCTTCAAAAATTTATCCATCTATGTGGCTATACTGGATTTGAAAAGATCGAATGTGCTCATATTAAATGGAACGACACCATGCTTAAACTTAGCCCTAAAGCAAAATGGAGTCCTATGCGTTGCTACCAGGTGAAATTTCTGTCGCAACCTGTAAGATTAGTTTATATGAAGATCAGCATTTTTGGATTACTTCCACTGGAAGCTCTTGATCTTTACAAAGACGCACATGGAAGTATGTCAATAAAACTAATGAAAATAATCCCCATCAGTAACGCTACAGGAAAAGAAATTGATGCATCAGAACTAGTCACAATCCTTGCTGAAACCATTTTTATCCCACACTATGCTCTGCAAAAATACATTACATGGGAAGTTATTGATGCATCAAGTATAAAAGGAACAATCAATTACAACGGTATTTCAGTAAGCGGGATTTTTCATTTCAATCAGAACGGTGAATGTACGCGGTTTGTCACGCAAGACAGATACTTCACCAAAAAAAACAATAAATACCAAAAAACCTTCTGGACGGCAACTGCCAATGATTATAAACTAAAAGATGGTATCAGATTTCCTACTCAATTTAACGCAACCTGGCATACCGACAATGGCGACTACGAATACTTTAAAGGTAGTATCAAATCTATTGAGTTTAATAAAACTGAACTTTCCTGCATTTAA
- a CDS encoding universal stress protein yields METADQTKTILVLTDFTNSALNAADYALFLASQLKTNILLYHSYYIPATESECLQITNYGLLAETSKSNLEKEMNRLNISLKASGSNFKPKIDYLSEGGGLTDNVCSIIDERKNILMLIMSGFKAHNDDILFGTEITAVVSKARCPVVIVPEVEFLRV; encoded by the coding sequence ATGGAAACCGCCGATCAAACAAAAACTATACTTGTACTCACCGATTTTACAAATAGTGCTTTAAATGCTGCAGATTACGCCTTGTTTCTAGCCAGCCAATTAAAGACAAACATATTATTATATCACTCGTACTACATTCCAGCCACTGAATCCGAATGTTTGCAAATCACAAATTATGGACTATTGGCCGAAACCAGCAAATCAAATCTGGAAAAAGAGATGAATCGTCTAAACATCTCCTTAAAAGCATCTGGAAGTAATTTCAAACCTAAAATTGATTACTTGAGTGAAGGTGGAGGTCTTACAGACAATGTTTGCAGTATTATAGATGAAAGAAAAAACATTCTAATGCTTATAATGAGTGGATTTAAAGCACACAACGATGATATCCTTTTTGGAACAGAAATCACCGCAGTGGTAAGCAAGGCCAGATGTCCTGTGGTTATCGTACCGGAAGTAGAATTTCTCAGGGTGTAA
- the istA gene encoding IS21 family transposase, translated as MAGKAKAMSQIKQLLRLHEQGNSIKSIARNLGISKNTVKAYLAKLSVGKLAVSELLDMDDPILKGNFHAGNPAYKDPRFEHMSKNLEYYSNELKEVGVSRTLLYEEYISGYKEGYSYSQFCFHLRQQLIARRPGMRLEHLAGDKLFIDFAGKPMHYIDRGTGELIPCQIFVATLPFSDYCFAMAVRSQRVDDFLYALECCLREIGGAPAVLVPDNLKSAVVKTDRFEPEINRALEDFANYYSITVIPARPRKPKDKALVENQVKLVYNRVYARLRNRQFFDIESLNIAIREKVKAHNQTRMQQKPYCREERFLAAEKHLLKSLPSEGFEVKYYAEPKVANNNHIYLGKDKHYYSVPFAFVGTKVQVIYTRSMVRIYARGKQIALHIRNMHRAGYSTQKEHLSSHHRHYLERSPEYYIARAKEKSPELYMLTQLIFGQPSHPEQLYRTCDGLLRLQKTALPDAFAAACELAIEYRNFSYRFVERILKNNMTNHQDLVKPDQSLPEHQNIRGSEYYSQSTLKF; from the coding sequence ATGGCCGGAAAAGCAAAAGCAATGAGTCAGATCAAACAACTTCTTCGCCTGCACGAGCAAGGCAATTCCATCAAGAGCATTGCCCGAAACCTGGGCATCAGCAAGAATACCGTTAAAGCCTACCTAGCCAAACTGTCTGTAGGGAAACTCGCAGTATCAGAGCTCCTGGATATGGATGATCCTATTCTTAAAGGCAATTTCCATGCTGGTAATCCTGCCTATAAGGACCCCAGGTTCGAACACATGAGCAAGAACCTCGAATATTATTCCAATGAACTTAAAGAAGTCGGCGTAAGCCGAACCCTCCTTTATGAAGAATATATTTCCGGCTACAAAGAAGGATACAGCTATTCCCAGTTCTGTTTCCACCTGCGACAGCAACTTATTGCACGCAGGCCCGGAATGAGACTGGAACATCTCGCCGGCGATAAGTTATTTATAGATTTTGCGGGTAAGCCCATGCATTATATAGATCGTGGTACGGGTGAACTTATCCCATGCCAGATCTTTGTAGCGACACTTCCTTTCTCTGATTACTGTTTTGCCATGGCTGTTCGGAGCCAACGCGTGGATGATTTTTTATATGCACTTGAATGTTGCCTCCGTGAGATCGGTGGTGCTCCAGCGGTGTTAGTTCCCGATAATCTGAAATCAGCAGTGGTAAAAACTGATCGTTTTGAACCTGAGATCAACCGGGCGCTAGAAGACTTTGCAAACTATTACAGCATTACCGTAATCCCCGCCAGGCCGAGAAAGCCAAAGGATAAGGCTTTGGTTGAAAACCAGGTCAAACTCGTCTATAACCGGGTTTATGCCCGTTTGCGTAACCGTCAGTTCTTTGATATTGAATCGCTGAACATCGCCATAAGGGAAAAGGTAAAAGCCCATAACCAGACCCGGATGCAGCAAAAGCCTTATTGCAGAGAGGAACGTTTTCTGGCAGCCGAAAAGCATCTGCTGAAATCGCTGCCTTCTGAGGGCTTTGAGGTAAAGTACTATGCTGAGCCCAAGGTGGCTAATAATAACCACATTTACCTTGGAAAGGATAAGCATTATTATAGCGTTCCGTTTGCATTTGTTGGAACAAAAGTCCAGGTAATATATACCAGGAGTATGGTCAGGATCTATGCACGTGGCAAACAAATCGCCTTGCACATTAGAAATATGCACAGGGCTGGGTATTCAACACAGAAGGAGCATTTGAGTTCACACCACAGGCATTACTTGGAAAGAAGCCCGGAGTATTATATAGCAAGAGCAAAGGAAAAGTCACCAGAGCTCTATATGCTTACCCAGCTCATTTTTGGCCAACCGAGCCATCCTGAGCAGCTTTACAGAACCTGTGATGGTCTACTCAGACTACAGAAGACTGCTTTGCCCGATGCATTTGCAGCAGCATGTGAACTGGCAATCGAGTACCGGAACTTTTCCTACAGGTTTGTGGAACGGATACTTAAGAACAATATGACAAACCATCAGGATCTGGTAAAACCAGACCAATCTCTGCCCGAGCATCAGAACATTAGGGGAAGCGAATATTATTCACAATCAACACTTAAATTCTAA
- the istB gene encoding IS21-like element helper ATPase IstB — protein MNIETQLKQLRLHGMNRSWQALTETRKLHELTFSEGMEVLLQAESDDRDGKRFERLQANANFRYRASIEELNMETARGLDRSLIANFATGEYIPKGEAILVCGSTGTGKSFLASALGHQACTQGYRVAYFNVQKLLLKTKMSRIDGTVYKFFEKISKAELLILDDFGLTHLEQQQRMDMMEIIEDRHASRATIIASQLPVAKWYDIIGENTIADALLDRMVHTSYRIELKGESLRKKR, from the coding sequence ATGAACATTGAAACACAGCTTAAACAGCTTCGTCTGCACGGAATGAACCGGAGCTGGCAGGCCTTAACAGAAACAAGAAAGCTCCATGAGCTTACCTTTAGCGAAGGAATGGAAGTTCTTCTGCAGGCCGAAAGCGATGACCGGGACGGCAAACGCTTTGAAAGACTACAGGCTAATGCCAACTTTCGCTACAGGGCATCAATAGAGGAACTGAATATGGAGACCGCAAGGGGGCTAGATAGGTCGCTTATTGCAAATTTTGCGACAGGCGAATACATTCCTAAAGGGGAAGCAATATTGGTATGCGGTTCTACTGGTACTGGAAAAAGTTTCCTGGCGTCAGCGCTGGGACATCAGGCATGTACTCAGGGATACAGAGTGGCTTATTTTAATGTCCAAAAATTATTGCTGAAAACTAAAATGAGCCGTATTGATGGTACTGTATATAAGTTCTTCGAGAAAATATCAAAGGCCGAGTTGCTTATCCTTGATGATTTCGGACTGACCCATCTCGAACAGCAGCAGCGGATGGACATGATGGAGATTATAGAGGATCGCCATGCATCAAGGGCTACCATAATTGCCAGCCAGTTACCAGTGGCGAAGTGGTATGATATCATCGGAGAAAATACAATTGCCGATGCACTTTTAGATCGTATGGTGCATACTTCATACAGAATTGAACTAAAAGGAGAAAGTCTAAGAAAAAAAAGGTAA
- a CDS encoding Piwi domain-containing protein encodes MQLNFFPITIDFEEFQISKTTYSDETLQELRKDHNRTHSFFRNGDDIYISNSDADSSLQIGINTTKNVLVDHVITSSLIKHIFFRTFKQRFVNFTPVDFYPFRFFSSKDTDDLIYDLLPSHLQGRIAYKKLIEVQLRLTNINGHKQFGFVINIKRNWIFDKSCATLHLEGYDLKGVEVLHCEVMPGLNNILAPNEEFIGAILEINGETATVQTNDGNVNFPLTELFIKKTKFNIARYLDFATTPDKAIQILNRIESKRSEIYNTKNLYNEINGTAKHLFTSRLGGSKVLFENSDGFCFTVQDTPLVITNTFELKTPTFIFDPAGTKTNSTSPDMGLTNFGPYDSINFDTKSPSVLCICHRENRGYFSDFLGSLKDGISNSNFFKKGLVKKYELQELTYNINQLSSFDLTEYFRIIREWDDVKPDLAIIEIPSEFKRLPDNDNPYYKLKAKLLSLEIPVQYISTEKVKSYNEYIMNSLALQIYAKLGGTPWVLPSQKSVDREIIIGIGHSWMRQNQYKGAEQSKVVGITTFLSSDGQYLLGDKVKDVPFENYFSELLGSLTQSFNRLEKDQGWIEGDTVRLIFHIFKPIKNTEFDVISQFIKNNTKYKIKFAFITISKSHPHLLFEPNQPGISGKGAYIPNRASNFFLDSETCIVQMFGPKELKTARQGISTPIQIRIRTPQGNYDNNELDELLYYDLAYIVQQIFSFTYLSWRSFLPGEQPATMLYSNLISKLLSKMRNVSGWDADHLNYSLKRKKWFL; translated from the coding sequence ATGCAACTCAATTTTTTCCCGATTACTATAGACTTTGAAGAGTTTCAAATCTCCAAAACAACTTATTCAGATGAGACGTTACAAGAATTAAGAAAAGACCACAATAGAACACATTCTTTTTTTAGAAATGGTGACGACATTTACATTTCTAATTCTGATGCGGACAGCAGTTTACAGATTGGGATTAACACAACTAAAAATGTCCTAGTTGATCATGTGATTACATCTTCGCTGATTAAACATATATTCTTTCGAACTTTTAAACAAAGATTTGTCAACTTCACCCCTGTTGATTTCTATCCATTTCGCTTCTTTTCTAGTAAGGATACAGATGATTTGATCTATGATCTTTTACCTAGTCATCTTCAGGGAAGAATTGCTTATAAGAAACTGATTGAAGTACAATTGAGGTTAACCAACATAAATGGACATAAACAATTTGGATTTGTTATTAATATCAAAAGAAATTGGATTTTCGATAAAAGTTGCGCTACTCTACATTTAGAAGGATATGATTTAAAAGGAGTTGAAGTTCTGCACTGCGAGGTGATGCCTGGATTAAATAATATTTTAGCCCCAAATGAAGAGTTTATCGGTGCTATATTAGAAATCAATGGAGAAACGGCAACGGTTCAGACTAATGATGGCAACGTAAACTTTCCTCTAACTGAATTATTCATAAAGAAGACCAAGTTTAACATTGCAAGGTATTTGGATTTTGCAACTACGCCAGATAAAGCCATTCAAATCCTCAATAGAATTGAGAGCAAAAGAAGCGAGATATACAATACAAAAAACCTATACAATGAAATAAATGGAACAGCAAAACATTTATTCACAAGTAGGTTAGGTGGTTCAAAAGTACTTTTTGAGAATAGTGATGGTTTCTGTTTTACTGTTCAAGATACACCACTAGTTATAACAAATACCTTTGAATTAAAAACACCAACATTCATTTTTGACCCAGCTGGCACGAAGACTAATAGTACCAGCCCAGATATGGGATTAACAAATTTTGGTCCTTATGACAGCATTAATTTCGACACAAAATCACCCTCTGTACTATGCATTTGTCATCGAGAAAATAGAGGATATTTTTCAGATTTTTTGGGAAGTCTTAAAGATGGAATCAGTAATTCTAACTTTTTTAAAAAAGGACTTGTAAAGAAATATGAACTTCAAGAATTAACCTATAATATTAACCAACTGAGTTCTTTCGATCTTACAGAATACTTTAGAATTATAAGAGAATGGGATGATGTCAAACCGGATTTAGCTATAATTGAAATTCCGTCTGAATTTAAAAGACTTCCTGACAATGATAACCCTTATTATAAACTAAAAGCCAAGTTGCTTTCTTTAGAGATCCCAGTTCAGTATATATCAACAGAAAAGGTAAAATCATACAACGAATATATAATGAATTCATTAGCATTACAGATTTATGCAAAGTTGGGTGGTACTCCATGGGTACTTCCGTCCCAAAAATCTGTTGATCGTGAAATCATTATAGGCATTGGTCATAGTTGGATGAGACAGAATCAGTACAAAGGTGCAGAGCAATCAAAGGTGGTTGGCATAACTACCTTTCTATCTAGTGATGGTCAATATCTCTTAGGGGATAAGGTAAAAGATGTTCCTTTTGAGAATTATTTTTCAGAATTATTGGGGAGTTTAACTCAATCCTTCAATCGGCTTGAGAAAGATCAAGGATGGATTGAAGGTGATACTGTTAGGTTAATATTTCACATCTTCAAGCCGATCAAAAATACTGAGTTCGATGTTATCAGTCAGTTCATTAAAAACAATACCAAGTACAAAATTAAATTTGCTTTCATTACCATCAGCAAATCACATCCACATCTGTTGTTCGAACCTAACCAACCAGGCATTTCAGGTAAAGGAGCTTATATTCCCAATAGAGCTAGTAATTTCTTTTTAGATTCCGAAACATGTATTGTACAGATGTTTGGGCCTAAAGAACTTAAAACGGCTAGACAAGGTATTAGCACCCCTATTCAAATAAGAATTAGAACACCACAAGGTAATTATGATAATAATGAATTAGACGAACTATTGTATTATGACTTAGCTTACATAGTTCAACAAATCTTCTCCTTTACTTACTTGTCGTGGAGAAGCTTCTTGCCAGGGGAACAGCCTGCGACGATGCTCTATTCTAATTTGATATCCAAATTACTGAGTAAAATGAGAAACGTAAGTGGATGGGATGCAGATCATTTAAATTATAGCTTAAAAAGAAAAAAATGGTTTCTTTAG
- a CDS encoding helix-turn-helix domain-containing protein — MAAFDLITKDDLEKFKVDLFAELRRPSYKLNKKEEQKEWIKSYEVRALLNISAGTLATLRRNGTLHFSKIGGLLYYKHDDIVKLLEGASS, encoded by the coding sequence ATGGCAGCATTCGATTTAATCACGAAAGACGATCTGGAAAAATTTAAAGTTGACCTTTTCGCAGAATTACGAAGACCCAGTTATAAGTTGAATAAAAAAGAAGAGCAAAAGGAATGGATCAAAAGCTATGAAGTTCGTGCGCTCCTAAATATTTCAGCGGGGACATTGGCTACTCTTCGGAGAAACGGGACGTTGCACTTTTCAAAAATTGGTGGACTCCTTTATTACAAGCATGATGATATAGTTAAACTGCTAGAGGGAGCATCATCATGA